The Pseudomonas graminis region ACGCAGCTCAACGACTACGTCGAATCCATCAACCAGTACACCGCCGGCCAGTTCGACGGTTGCACCATGACCAACATGGACGCCCTCACCATTCCTGCCGCCGGCGGCGTTGAAAGCACCGCGCTGGTGGTCAGCGATTTCTCCAACGGCAACGACGGCATCGTCCTCAAGGGCGAGGGCAAGAAAGTCACCGACCTCAAGGGCATGGACGTCAATCTGGTCGAGCTGTCGGTGTCCCACTACCTCCTCGCCCGCGCCCTAGACTCGGTGGACCTGACCGAGAAAGACCTGAAAGTCGTCAACACCTCCGACGCTGACATCGCCGCCGCTTTCAACACCAGCGAGGTCAAGGCCGTCACCACCTGGAACCCGATGCTCTCGGAGATCAAGGCCAAGCCCGGCGTCACCGAAGTGTTCGACTCCAGCAAGATCCCTGGCGAGATCATGGACATGATGGTGGTCAACACCCAAACCCTGAAGGACAACCCGGCCTTGGGCAAAGCCCTGACCGGCGCGTGGTTTGAAGTGGTGGCGCTGATGAACGCCAAGTCCGCCGAATCCAAAGCCGCGCTGGAGCACATGGCCCAGGCGTCGGGCACCGATCTGGCCGGCTTCCAGGCGCAACTGGATACCACCAGGCTGTTCGCCACCCCTAAAGAGGCGCTGGAGTTTGCCACCAGCAAGCAACTGCCGATGACCATGCGCAAGGTCGCGGACTTCTCCTTCGACCACGGCCTGCTCGGCGAAGGCGCCAAAGACGCCAGCGCCGTCGGCATGACCTTCGCCAACAGCGTCACCGATGGCGACAAGGCCAACCTCAAGCTGCACTTCGACACGAGCTACGTGCAGATGGCTGCCGACGGCACGCTGTAAAAACCAAAGGTCTTTGCCATGCGTTTGATAAACCGCCGCCCGGATCGCGCCAGTCGCCTGATCCTGGTGCTCCTGCCGTTCGCCCTGTTGCTGTTCGCCTATTTCACGGGCTCGGCGACACGGCTGACGGAAAACCCCAACGACAAGCTGCTGCCCAGCGCCGTGCAGATGACCGATGCGATCAAACGGGTGGCGTTCGTGCCCGATCAACGCACCGGCGAATACATCCTCTGGCAGGACACCGGGGCCAGTCTCAAGCGACTGGCAATCGGGCTGGCGATCAGCGCCGTGGTCGGGTTGTGCCTGGGCATTGCTTCGGGAGTACTGCCGTTGTTCAGCGCGCCACTGTCGCCGCTGCTGACCGTGCTGTCGATGGTGCCGCCGCTGGCGATTCTGCCGATCCTGTTCATCGTCTTTGGTCTGGGCGAGCTGTCGAAGGTGATGCTCATCGTCATCGGCATCACGCCGGTGCTGGCCCGTGACCTGGAGCAGCGCGCCCGGGAGATACCGGTCGAGCTGCTGATCAAGGCGCAAACCCTGGGCGCCTCGACCTGGACGCTGATCCTGCGGGTGGTGCTGCCGCAATTGCTGCCGCGCCTGTTGATCTCGCTGCGGCTGGTGCTGGGGTCGGCGTGGCTGTTTCTGATCGCGGCCGAGGCCATCGCCTCCACTGACGGTCTGGGTTACCGGATCTTTCTGGTGCGGCGCTATCTGGCGATGGACATGATTCTGCCTTACGTGGTGTGGATCACCCTCCTCGCCTGGCTGATGGACTGGGGCCTGAAAGCCCTCACCCGCAAGGCGTTCCCGTGGTACGAGGGCGCGCGCCCATGAGCTTTATTTCGGTCAAAAACGTCTGGCAGCAATACGGCGATCAGGTGGTGCTCGAAGGCCTGAACCTGAGCATTGCCGAAGGCGAGTTCTGCACCCTGGTGGGCGCGTCGGGCTGCGGCAAATCGACCTTCCTGCGCCTGCTGCTCGGCCAGGAAGTCGCCAGCAAAGGCACGATTCAGCTGGACGGTCAGCCGCTGGCGAAGGAACCGGATTCGACCCGTGGCGTGGTGTTCCAGCGCTATTCGGTGTTCCCGCACCTGTCGGTGCTGGACAACGTTGCCCTGGGCCTTGAATTGCCGCGCTCGGGTTTGCTCGGGCGGCTGTTCGGTGCCGCCAAGCGTGACGCCCGCGACCAGGCGGCGACGCTGTTGCACAAGGTCGGCCTCGATCACGCACTGGATAAGTACCCGACGCAATTGTCGGGTGGCATGCAGCAGCGGCTGGCCATCGCCCAGGCGTTGATCATGAAGCCTCGGGTTCTGCTGCTCGACGAGCCGTTCGGCGCGCTCGATCCCGGCATCCGCAAGGACATGCACGCGCTGCTGCTGGAGCTGTGGCGCGAGACAAAACTGACGGTGTTCATGGTCACCCACGACCTGTCCGAAGGCTTCAACCTCGGCACCCGGCTGCTGGTGTTCGACAAGGTCCGCATCGACCCCCACGCCCCCGGCGCCTATGGCGCGCGCATCACTTACGACATTCCCCTGAACAGCGATCGTCGCGCCGCCCGCGTAGCGCTCGATTCGCTGAAAACGGCTTGAAGGACATTGCCCATGAATGAATCAACCACGCTGTTTCCCGTGTTCGCCGAAGAACTGCTGCCCGGCGGTGGCCACCTGTCGTTCGTGCTCAAGCGCGGCGAACTGCTGCGCCTGACCGACCTGAATGGCAACGCCAACGTCAGCCTGACGATGTTCAACGCCCATGAAAAAACCGAGCGTCTCAACCTGCCCGACAGCCTCAAGTGCCAGCACACCGCCAAGCTCACGGCGGGCCATTGCCTTTATTCGGACATGGGCCGCGTCTTGGCGGCGATCACCGCCGACACCTGCGGCTGGAGCGACAGCATCGGCGGCGTGCTCTGCGCCGAAGAGGTCACCGAGAAATACGGCCAGGGCCGCTATCAGGAACTGCGCAACGGCTTCTTCCGCAACGGCGCCGACAACTTGCTGGTGGAGATGGGCAAGTGGGGCCTGGGCCTGTCCGACCTGCTGATGACGCTGAACCTGTTCAGCCGGGTCAACGTCGACGATCACGGCGCGCTGACCTTCGTCCCTGGTAACTCCAGAGCGGGCGACAGCATCGAGCTGTACGCGCCGATGGACACGCTGATCGTGATGACGGCCCTGCAACACCCGATGGACCCCAACCCCGAGTACGCACCGCAGCCGGTCAAGCTGAGCTGGATGAAGGCTGACCCCAGCGTCGCCGAGCACTGCCGCACGTCCCGCGAGGAAAACGTGCGCGGCTTCATCAACACTGATCGCCTGTTCGCCTGAGGAGGCTTGCCATGAGCACCGCACACTCTCATCGCCACACGAACGCCCCCGTTTCCATCACCCACATCCCGGCTGGCGAGCCATCGTTGACCGAACTCAAGGCCGGGCAAACCCTGCGCCTGCTCGACCTCGAAGGCAATCAGGCGGTCGACACGCTGTTCTACAGCCTCGCCAACCCCCGCGAACGCTATGACGTGCAGCGCACGCTGCGCCGCCAGAACAACGTTTACCTGAGCAAGGGCAGCGTCCTTTATTCGAACCTGGGCAAGCCGATGCTGACCCTCGTCGAAGACACCTGCGGCCGCCACGACACCCTCGGCGGCGCCTGCGCCCAAGAGAGCAACACCGTGCGTTATGCGCTGGAAAAAAAACACATGCACAGCTGCCGCGACAGCTTCCTGCGCGCCTGCATCCATGATGGCCGGCTGGGCAAGCGTGACATTAGTCCGAACATCAATTTCTTCATGAACGTCCCGGTCACGGCGGACGGCGGGTTGACCTTCGAGGACGGCATTTCCGGCGCCGGCAAGTACGTCGAACTGCGCGCCGAGATGGACGTGATCGTGCTGATTTCCAACTGCCCTCAGTTGAACAACCCGTGCAACGGCTACAACCCGACCCCGGCAGAACTTCTGGTCTGGGACTGACGGCTGACCACAGTTTCAAGGGTTCAAGGCTTCGGCGCGAGGGACGGCCTTCGTGCAACGCGTACCACAGCGGGACGGCCCGCTACCCAGTGAGGGATTGATCGCTGTCGGTCCCCGGGGTCTATGCCATGTTCGACAAACTGCTGATTGCCAACCGCGGCGCCATTGCCTGCCGCATCCTGCGTACCCTTCGCGACCTGCAGGTCGGCGGCATCGCGGTGTACGCCGAAGCGGACGCTGCCAGTCTGCACATCCTGCAAGCCGACGAAGCTCACAGCCTGGGCGACGGTGGCGCCGCCGGCACGTACCTGGCGGTGGACAAAATACTCGCCATCGCTCAATCCACGGGCGCCAAAGCGATTCATCCGGGTTACGGCTTCCTGTCGGAAAACGCGGCCTTCGCCCAGGCCTGTGAAGACGTCGGGATCGCCTTCGTCGGCCCGACGCCCGAGCAACTGCGGGTCTTCGGCCTCAAGCACACCGCCCGCG contains the following coding sequences:
- a CDS encoding putative urea ABC transporter substrate-binding protein; translated protein: MQKSRLFSLLTAGVFAAMSLSATAAPKKDFDVCWTIYAGWMPWEYAGTQGIVDKWAKKYGIHIEVTQLNDYVESINQYTAGQFDGCTMTNMDALTIPAAGGVESTALVVSDFSNGNDGIVLKGEGKKVTDLKGMDVNLVELSVSHYLLARALDSVDLTEKDLKVVNTSDADIAAAFNTSEVKAVTTWNPMLSEIKAKPGVTEVFDSSKIPGEIMDMMVVNTQTLKDNPALGKALTGAWFEVVALMNAKSAESKAALEHMAQASGTDLAGFQAQLDTTRLFATPKEALEFATSKQLPMTMRKVADFSFDHGLLGEGAKDASAVGMTFANSVTDGDKANLKLHFDTSYVQMAADGTL
- a CDS encoding ABC transporter permease, which gives rise to MRLINRRPDRASRLILVLLPFALLLFAYFTGSATRLTENPNDKLLPSAVQMTDAIKRVAFVPDQRTGEYILWQDTGASLKRLAIGLAISAVVGLCLGIASGVLPLFSAPLSPLLTVLSMVPPLAILPILFIVFGLGELSKVMLIVIGITPVLARDLEQRAREIPVELLIKAQTLGASTWTLILRVVLPQLLPRLLISLRLVLGSAWLFLIAAEAIASTDGLGYRIFLVRRYLAMDMILPYVVWITLLAWLMDWGLKALTRKAFPWYEGARP
- a CDS encoding ABC transporter ATP-binding protein translates to MSFISVKNVWQQYGDQVVLEGLNLSIAEGEFCTLVGASGCGKSTFLRLLLGQEVASKGTIQLDGQPLAKEPDSTRGVVFQRYSVFPHLSVLDNVALGLELPRSGLLGRLFGAAKRDARDQAATLLHKVGLDHALDKYPTQLSGGMQQRLAIAQALIMKPRVLLLDEPFGALDPGIRKDMHALLLELWRETKLTVFMVTHDLSEGFNLGTRLLVFDKVRIDPHAPGAYGARITYDIPLNSDRRAARVALDSLKTA
- a CDS encoding urea amidolyase associated protein UAAP1; the encoded protein is MNESTTLFPVFAEELLPGGGHLSFVLKRGELLRLTDLNGNANVSLTMFNAHEKTERLNLPDSLKCQHTAKLTAGHCLYSDMGRVLAAITADTCGWSDSIGGVLCAEEVTEKYGQGRYQELRNGFFRNGADNLLVEMGKWGLGLSDLLMTLNLFSRVNVDDHGALTFVPGNSRAGDSIELYAPMDTLIVMTALQHPMDPNPEYAPQPVKLSWMKADPSVAEHCRTSREENVRGFINTDRLFA
- a CDS encoding urea amidolyase associated protein UAAP2, which codes for MSTAHSHRHTNAPVSITHIPAGEPSLTELKAGQTLRLLDLEGNQAVDTLFYSLANPRERYDVQRTLRRQNNVYLSKGSVLYSNLGKPMLTLVEDTCGRHDTLGGACAQESNTVRYALEKKHMHSCRDSFLRACIHDGRLGKRDISPNINFFMNVPVTADGGLTFEDGISGAGKYVELRAEMDVIVLISNCPQLNNPCNGYNPTPAELLVWD